GGCTCCCGCGTGTACGCGCTCACCGGCAGCCGGGTCGGCCGGCTCGGGCCGGGGGCGCCGGTTCCGGTCGGCAGCGGCCGCACGGAGATCGACCTGTTCTGCGGTGCCCCCGGCGTCGACCAGCAGGTCAGACGGGGTGTGGCGGGAGCGGGAACCTTAAGGGCGGCTCAAGGGCCAACCGGGGGTCTTGACGGGTGAGTTGGTCTAGTCCATTTTAATTCCCAGGTGCAGGGAGCCCCTGAGCCGGCGTCAGAGGTCCAGACCTCTGGCGCCGGTTCGGCATACCCCGGCGTCCGTCAAGGCATGCCCCAGCTAGCGTCCTTTCTGTCATGTCCCTGGTCGTGCGGCCCCACCCCGCGCGGGCCTCCGGGGGCATGGCGGAGCCCCCACAACCTGGAGTCACGCACCCATGCTTCGCTCTGTCACTCCGGCCCAGGAGCCGGTTCGCAGGCGGCGGCCGAAGAGCCTCGTCGCTCTCGCGGCCGGCACCGCCGCCTCCCTGCTGCTCGGCGCGGGCCTCGCGCTCACCGCCGGCGGCACCGCCAACGCGGCCGCCACCAACACCACGGGCGCCGCGGCGACCGCGGGCGGCATCAAGGTCGCCTACTTCGACCAGTGGTCGGTGTACGGCAACGCCTACTACCCGAAGACCATCCAGGACACCGGCATCGCCGGGAAGCTGGACTACCTGATCTACGACTTCGCGAACATCGACCCGACGGGTCTCAAGTGTTTCGAGGCCACCAAGGCCGCCTCGCAGGACGACAACAACCCCAACGCGGGTGACGGTGCGGCGGACGCGTTCGCCGACTACCAGAAGTCCTTCGGCGCCGACACCAGCGTGGACGGCGTCGCCGACACCTGGAACCAGCCGATCACGGGCAACTTCAACCAGCTCAAGAAGCTGAAGGCGAAGAACCCGAACCTCAAGGTGCTGCTGTCCATCGGCGGCTGGACCTACTCGAAGTACTTCTCCGACGTCGCCGCCAGCGACGCCAGCCGCAAGACCTTCGTGTCGTCCTGCATCGACATGTTCATCAAGGGCAACCTGCCCGTGGACGCCGGCTTCGGCGGCCCCGGTTCGGCGGCCGGCATCTTCGACGGCATCGACATCGACTGGGAGTACCCGGGCGGCGGCGGCCACACCGGCAACCACGCCTCCCCGAACGACAAGCAGAACTTCACCGCCCTGCTCGGCGAGCTGCGCTCGCAGCTCGACGCCCAGGGCAAGGTGGACGGCAAGACCTACTCGCTCGCCGCGGCGGTCGGTGCCGGCCAGGACAAGATCAAGAACGTCGAGACGGACAAGATCGGTCAGTACCTGACCTTCCTGGACGTCATGACGTACGACATGCACGGTGCGTGGGACGCGACCGGTCCCACCAACCACCAGGCCCCGCTCTAC
The sequence above is drawn from the Kitasatospora sp. NBC_00315 genome and encodes:
- a CDS encoding glycosyl hydrolase family 18 protein: MLRSVTPAQEPVRRRRPKSLVALAAGTAASLLLGAGLALTAGGTANAAATNTTGAAATAGGIKVAYFDQWSVYGNAYYPKTIQDTGIAGKLDYLIYDFANIDPTGLKCFEATKAASQDDNNPNAGDGAADAFADYQKSFGADTSVDGVADTWNQPITGNFNQLKKLKAKNPNLKVLLSIGGWTYSKYFSDVAASDASRKTFVSSCIDMFIKGNLPVDAGFGGPGSAAGIFDGIDIDWEYPGGGGHTGNHASPNDKQNFTALLGELRSQLDAQGKVDGKTYSLAAAVGAGQDKIKNVETDKIGQYLTFLDVMTYDMHGAWDATGPTNHQAPLYSGPNDPMTPVTPGTSKYSIDEAIKAWTVGDPQYGIPGGFPAKKINMGVPFYYRGWTGVPAGANHGLFQSATGPATGAAMSGNVNGIRMYKELNGFVDNPAYTYWDDTAKTSYFYDGTTFWSGENAQSIQAKLDYAHCNGLGGSFAFSLYDLGTQTALFDKMVTATNGSAASCPAAPSPSATATASPTATASPTATASPTATASPTATASPTATATSGACTAPSWSAAAVYATSTKVSWKGHYYTNKWWTTNEDPSLSGQWGVWTDNGAC